The sequence TGTAAAACCCCGCTTCTCTAAGGCTCTTGAGAAGATAAATGATCTTATCGTAAGTGAGGCGTTTGTCTGCCCGCACATGCACGGCCATGCTCTTGTCTAGGTGCTTGGCCCACAGATGAAACGAGTCGGCAAAATTGGCGAGCGAATAGGTGTGCTCATTGACATAAATCTTGCCCGCCAAGTCCATACGCACCTCTAAAAATTGGGTTTTTGGAGCTTTGGCGCTCTTAGAGCCATGCGGGAGTTGGATGTTTTCTTTATAGGTGATCGTGGGGGTGGCGGTCATCAAAATGGC is a genomic window of Helicobacter sp. NHP19-012 containing:
- a CDS encoding ExbD/TolR family protein produces the protein MDFEVWDNDRPELNITPLVDIMLVLLAILMTATPTITYKENIQLPHGSKSAKAPKTQFLEVRMDLAGKIYVNEHTYSLANFADSFHLWAKHLDKSMAVHVRADKRLTYDKIIYLLKSLREAGFYKVSLVTSA